From the Flavobacterium gyeonganense genome, the window GAACAAAGTAGGATTCCCTCCTCAGGATATTATTTTCGATTTAAATATTTTCCCAGTTGCAACGGGAATGGAAGAGCATAGATTGAACGCATTGGATTTCTTTAGGGGAACAAAATGGGTTCGCGAGAATCTTCCGCACGCACATATTAGTGGTGGAGTGAGTAACGTTTCGTTCTCTTTTAGAGGGAATGATGTTGTTCGTGAAGCGATGCACTCGGTGTTTTTGTATCACGCAATTAAAGAAGGAATGACGATGGGAATCGTGAATCCAGAGATGCTTACGATTTACGATGATATTCCGAAAGATTTATTAGAACACGTTGAAGACGTAATTTTAGATAGACGTGACGATGCTACTGAAAGACTTCTGGACTTTGCAGAAAATGTAAAAGGCGAAGTAAAAAGTGATGAAAAAGCCATTCAGGAATGGCGCTTAGGATCTGTTCAGGATCGTATTACGCATTCGTTGGTAAAAGGAATCGATGCTTTTATTGAAGAAGATGTTGAGGAAGCGCGTTTGGCAGCAACAAAACCAATTGAAGTTATCGAGATTAACTTAATGGCCGGAATGAATGTCGTTGGAGATTTATTCGGAAGTGGGAAAATGTTCTTGCCTCAGGTAGTTAAATCGGCTCGTGTAATGAAAAAAGCGGTTGCTTATTTATTGCCTTTTATCGAAGCCAGTAAACAAGCCGGCGACAAACAAGGAAACGGAAAAATCCTGATGGCGACTGTAAAAGGCGACGTTCACGATATTGGAAAAAACATCGTTTCGGTTGTTTTGGCTTGTAACAATTATGAGATTGTAGATTTGGGCGTAATGGTTCCTCCCGAAAAAATCATTGCAGCGGCAATCGAACACGAGGTAGACATTATCGGACTAAGTGGACTAATTACGCCTTCGCTTGACGAAATGGTGTATCTGGCCAAAGAATTAGATAAACAAAACATTAAAATTCCGATTATGATTGGCGGGGCAACGACATCGCGTGCGCATACAGCCGTGAAAATTGCACCGCAATACAGAGAAACGGTTATTCACGTAAACGATGCGTCGAGAGCCGTTACTGTTGCAGGAAACCTGTTGGATCATAACCGAAAAATATATGCAGCAGATATCCGTGCAGAATATGATGCTTTTAGAGAAACATTCTTAAATCGTTCCCGAGATAAAAACTTCCTGACGATTGAAGAAGCCCGTAAAAATAAATTACAATTGGATTGGAGCGAATATACTCCGACCAAACCTAAAAAAATAGGCGCACAAATTGTTGAAGTTGAATTAGACGTTTTGGTTCCATACATCGACTGGACGCCATTCTTTCAAACTTGGGAGTTGCACGGAAAATATCCTGCAATTCTAACGGATGAAGTTGTGGGAGAACAGGCAACTTCTGTCTTTGCAGATGCTCAGGCAATGCTGAAAGTCATTTTAGAAGAGAAAAAACTGAAAGCTAAAGGTATTTACGGAATTTTTCCTTGCAATCAGGTTGACGATGATGATATCGAATTGCGCGATGAAAACGGAAAAATATTAGAGAAGTTTTTGACTTTGAGAGTACAATCTCAAAAAACAAAAGGAGCACCAAATATTGCTCTGGCTGATTTTATTTTGCCAAAAGAAAGTGGAATAGATGATTATATGGGGGCATTTTGCGTTACAACTGGTTTTGGAGTTGACGAATGGGCTGACGAATACGAGAAAAACCTTGATGATTATAATTCAATTATGGTAAAAGCGCTTGCCGATCGTTTTGCTGAGGCTTTCGCCGAATATCTTCACGAGAGAGTGCGTAAAGATTTCTGGGGCTATGATTCAGAAGAAGCTTTAACCAACGAAGAATTGATTAAAGAAAGTTACAAAGGAATCCGTCCTGCTCCGGGTTATCCAGCTTGTCCGGATCACTTGGAGAAACCAACGATTTGGAAACTTTTAGATGTTGAAAAACAGATAAAAGTGAAGTTGACAGAAAGTATGGCGATGTGGCCAGCTTCTTCGGTTTCAGGATATTATTTCGGAAATCCAAAAAGTAAATATTTCGGACTCGGAAAAATAAAAGAAGA encodes:
- the metH gene encoding methionine synthase, whose amino-acid sequence is MAEKRRDLVLAGLEPLIITPESVFVNIGERTNVTGSRKFLRLIKEEKYDEALDIARQQVEGGAQIIDINMDEGMLDGVTAMTKFLNLIAAEPDISRVPIMIDSSKWEIIEAGLKVVQGKSVVNSISLKEGEEAFIHHAKLIKRYGAAAIVMAFDEVGQADNYDRRVEICQRSYDILVNKVGFPPQDIIFDLNIFPVATGMEEHRLNALDFFRGTKWVRENLPHAHISGGVSNVSFSFRGNDVVREAMHSVFLYHAIKEGMTMGIVNPEMLTIYDDIPKDLLEHVEDVILDRRDDATERLLDFAENVKGEVKSDEKAIQEWRLGSVQDRITHSLVKGIDAFIEEDVEEARLAATKPIEVIEINLMAGMNVVGDLFGSGKMFLPQVVKSARVMKKAVAYLLPFIEASKQAGDKQGNGKILMATVKGDVHDIGKNIVSVVLACNNYEIVDLGVMVPPEKIIAAAIEHEVDIIGLSGLITPSLDEMVYLAKELDKQNIKIPIMIGGATTSRAHTAVKIAPQYRETVIHVNDASRAVTVAGNLLDHNRKIYAADIRAEYDAFRETFLNRSRDKNFLTIEEARKNKLQLDWSEYTPTKPKKIGAQIVEVELDVLVPYIDWTPFFQTWELHGKYPAILTDEVVGEQATSVFADAQAMLKVILEEKKLKAKGIYGIFPCNQVDDDDIELRDENGKILEKFLTLRVQSQKTKGAPNIALADFILPKESGIDDYMGAFCVTTGFGVDEWADEYEKNLDDYNSIMVKALADRFAEAFAEYLHERVRKDFWGYDSEEALTNEELIKESYKGIRPAPGYPACPDHLEKPTIWKLLDVEKQIKVKLTESMAMWPASSVSGYYFGNPKSKYFGLGKIKEDQVTDYAKRRNVPLDYAMKWLNPNIAD